In Arachis stenosperma cultivar V10309 chromosome 1, arast.V10309.gnm1.PFL2, whole genome shotgun sequence, one DNA window encodes the following:
- the LOC130981506 gene encoding uncharacterized protein LOC130981506, which translates to MQLYAKFLKELITKKKNWGEKETIVLTEECSAIIQNKLPQKMKDPESFQFPCIIGDISIEKALCDLGASINLMSLAMMKRMRIEEAKLTRMAFQLADRTFNFPHGVVEDLLVKVGEFIFPTDFVVLDIEEEANASIILGRPFLATARAIIDVQKGELVIRLHDEKMVFNVFTAMSYAKESIGECMMVDIMKKLVQGVLEEDQFDDAMEQEQQTSCSELPQESMEGSIMLDKGNKEKVEALKLELKILPPTMKYACLGNNNTF; encoded by the coding sequence ATGCAACTCTATGCCAAGTTTCTAAAAGAgctcatcactaagaaaaaAAACTGGGGAGAAAAGGAAACTATAGTGCTCACAGAGGAATGTAGTGCCATCATACAAAATAAGCTTCCCCAAAAGATGAAGGATCCTGAGAGCTTCCAATTTCCATGCATTATAGGGGATATTAGCATTGAGAAAGCATTGTGTGACCTAGGAGCTAGTATCAACCTTATGTCCTTGGCCATGATGAAGAGAATGAGAATTGAAGAGGCCAAACTAACAAGGATGGCCTTTCAACTAGCTGACAGAACATTCAACTTTCCCCATGGAGTAGTTGAGGACTTGTTGGTTAAGGTGGGAGAGTTTATCTTCCCAACTGATTTTGTAGTGCTTGATATAGAAGAAGAGGCTAATGCATCAATCATACTAGGGAGGCCATTCTTGGCAACAGCTAGGGCTAtaattgatgtacaaaagggagAATTAGTCATACGGCTACATGATGAAAAGATGGTATTCAACGTTTTTACTGCCATGAGTTACGCAAAGGAATCCATTGGAGAATGTATGATGGTAGACATAATGAAGAAATTGGTTCAAGGAGTCCTAGAAGAAGATCAATTTGATGATGCAATGGAGCAAGAGCAACAAACATCATGTAGCGAATTACCACAAGAAAGCATGGAAGGTTCAATCATGCTAGACAAGGGAAACAAAGAGAAAGTGGAAGCACTAAAGCTGGAGTTGAAGATCCTGCCCCCAACCATGAAGTATGCCTGCTTGGGGAACAATAATACTTTTTAG